A stretch of the Elephas maximus indicus isolate mEleMax1 chromosome 3, mEleMax1 primary haplotype, whole genome shotgun sequence genome encodes the following:
- the AMIGO1 gene encoding amphoterin-induced protein 1, translated as MQPQRDLQGLWLLLLSLFLLLFEMSRAGRPVVSCPAACLCASNILSCSKQQLPNVPHSLPSYTALLDLSHNNLSRLRAEWTPTRLTHLHSLLLSHNHLNFISSEAFSPVPNLRYLDLSSNQLHTLDEFLFSELQALEVLLLYNNHIVEVDRSAFDDMAQLQKLYLSQNQISRFPLELVKEGAKLPRLMLLDLSSNKLKSLPLPDLQKLPAWIKNGLYLHNNPLQCDCELYQLFSHWQYRQLSSVMDFQEDLYCMSSKKLHNVFNLSFLNCSEYKERAWEAHLGETLTIKCDTKHQGMTKVWVTPSNERVLEEVANGTVRVSKDGSLVFQKVQVEDGGVYTCYATGEAFNETLSVELKVYNFTLHGHHDTLNTAYTTLVGCILSVVLVLIYLYLTPCRCWCRGVEKPSSHPGDSLSSSMLSTTPNHDPMAGGDKDDGFDRRVAFLEPTGPGQGQNGKLKPGNTLPVPEATGKGQRRMSDPESVSSVFSDTPIVV; from the coding sequence ATGCAACCCCAGCGTGACCTGCAAGGCCTCTGGCTCCTGCTGCTGTCTTTGTTCCTACTCCTCTTTGAGATGTCCAGAGCTGGCCGTCCTGTGGTTAGCTGTCCTGCTGCCTGTCTGTGTGCCAGCAACATCCTCAGCTGCTCCAAGCAGCAACTTCCCAACGTGCCCCACTCCCTGCCCAGCTACACTGCACTGCTGGACCTCAGCCACAACAACCTGAGCCGCCTGCGGGCTGAGTGGACCCCCACCCGCCTGACGCACCTGCACTCCCTGCTGCTGAGCCACAACCACCTGAACTTCATCTCCTCCGAGGCCTTTTCCCCGGTACCCAACCTGCGCTACTTGGACCTCTCCTCCAACCAGCTGCACACACTGGACGAGTTCCTGTTCAGTGAACTGCaagcactggaggtgctgctgCTCTACAACAACCACATTGTGGAGGTGGACCGCTCTGCCTTTGATGACATGGCCCAGCTGCAGAAACTGTACTTGAGCCAGAACCAGATCTCCCGTTTCCCTCTGGAACTGGTCAAGGAAGGAGCCAAGCTGCCCAGACTCATGCTCCTGGATCTCTCCTCCAACAAGCTGAAGAGTTTACCCTTGCCCGACCTGCAGAAGCTGCCCGCATGGATCAAGAATGGGCTCTACCTGCATAACAACCCCCTTCAATGTGACTGTGAGCTATACCAGCTCTTTTCACACTGGCAGTACCGGCAGCTGAGCTCCGTGATGGACTTTCAGGAGGATCTGTACTGCATGAGCTCCAAGAAGCTGCACAATGTCTTCAACCTGAGTTTCCTCAACTGCAGCGAGTACAAGGAGCGTGCCTGGGAGGCCCACCTGGGCGAAACCTTGACCATCAAGTGTGACACGAAGCACCAAGGGATGACCAAGGTGTGGGTGACACCAAGCAATGAACGGGTGCTAGAGGAGGTGGCCAATGGAACAGTGAGAGTGTCCAAGGATGGCAGCCTTGTTTTCCAAAAGGTGCAGGTTGAGGATGGGGGTGTGTATACCTGCTATGCCACAGGGGAGGCTTTCAATGAGACACTGTCTGTGGAGTTGAAAGTGTATAATTTCACCTTGCATGGACACCATGACACCCTCAACACAGCCTATACCACCCTGGTGGGCTGTATCCTCAGTGTGGTCCTGGTTCTCATATATCTGTACCTCACCCCTTGCCGCTGCTGGTGCCGGGGTGTAGAGAAGCCTTCCAGCCATCCGGGAGACAGTCTCAGCTCTTCCATGCTTAGCACCACACCCAACCATGATCCTATGGCTGGTGGGGATAAGGATGATGGTTTTGACCGGCGGGTGGCCTTTCTGGAACCTACTGGACCCGGGCAGGGTCAAAATGGCAAGCTCAAGCCAGGCAACACCCTGCCGGTGCCTGAGGCAACAGGCAAGGGCCAGCGGAGGATGTCAGATCCAGAATCCGTCAGCTCGGTCTTCTCTGATACGCCCATTGTGGTGTGA